One Lycium barbarum isolate Lr01 chromosome 5, ASM1917538v2, whole genome shotgun sequence genomic window carries:
- the LOC132640487 gene encoding systemin-like — METPSKDIKNKGDDAQEKPKVENEEGRGEKVKVVENATPSQDIKTIGDDAQEKPKVEHEEGGDEKDTPSEDIKNKGDDAQEKPKVEHEEEKHGKERITITPPGRARGSAPPGKRDPPGMQTG, encoded by the exons ATGGAGACTCCTTCCAAAGATATCAAGAACAAAG GGGATGATGCCCAAGAAAAACCAAAGGTGGAAAATGAGGAG GGACGAGGTGAAAAAGTGAAAGTAGTTGAAAATGCGACTCCATCCCAAGATATCAAGACCATAG GAGACGATGCACAAGAAAAACCAAAAGTGGAACATGAAGAG GGAGGAGATGAAAAAGATACTCCATCCGAAGATATCAAGAACAAAG GAGACGATGCACAAGAAAAACCAAAAGTGGAACATGAGGAG gaaaaacatggaaaagaGAGAATAACTATAACGCCACCAGGCAGAGCAAGGGGATCAGCACCTCCAGGAAAACGTGATCCTCCTGGTATGCAGACAGGATAA